The window TCTGTTTAATAAATATACCTGAGCAGTGATCTTGATACCATGTGCAGCTTTGATTTCTTTATGGTGTATCTACACTTCTCTGTGATCAAAACTAGAAGATTGCACGGTAAAATTCCTTCACGTCCCTCTACTAATGACTCCAGGTTCTCACACTCCTGTATGCATAACCGTCTCATGCTAGCGAGCTTGGCTATGTTACTTTCATCTGGCCACAAGTGCATTAGTTCATGGCAATCTACAATATCCAGATCTTCAAGTGCAACCAAAGCCGGTAAAAGCAATTCATGTAGACTTACAAGATTTGAGATTCTCCGGATTTCCAATGTTGTAAGGGAAATTAGACCATGTGCATTTCTAAGAAGCATCTCTTGGCATTTTTCAACTTTCATTGTGGTAAGAGATGGCAGGATTTCAGGCAACTCAGTTAGACACGGGCAGTCACAAATTTCAAGATTTTTCAAGGAAGGGAGGAACTTGGGTAATTTCCCAAACAATTTTGGACAATTTCTCATGCTAAGCTCACACAGATTGGGAAATACTTGTCTAGG of the Euphorbia lathyris chromosome 7, ddEupLath1.1, whole genome shotgun sequence genome contains:
- the LOC136235739 gene encoding putative disease resistance RPP13-like protein 1 isoform X4, which translates into the protein MKLTHLQGELHITGLHNVGNIRDSEMVNLKEKQNIDSLTLEWTDSLNGVQNEQQVLASLHPHRNLGELSVKFYSGTKFPLWLGDPKFTQMKHLELKSCKIMSLPPLGQLPLLRKLSIEGMDGVKEVGVEFFGVGSPSSNAFPSLESLIITNMLEWEQWFCEEPRQVFPNLCELSMRNCPKLFGKLPKFLPSLKNLEICDCPCLTELPEILPSLTTMKVEKCQEMLLRNAHGLISLTTLEIRRISNLVSLHELLLPALVALEDLDIVDCHELMHLWPDESNIAKLASMRRLCIQECENLESLVEGREGILPCNLLVLITEKCRYTIKKSKLHMVSRSLLR